The following DNA comes from Rhodothermales bacterium.
TAGCGCCTTTTTCGAAGCAACCCGTAAATTCCTGGCCGGCGAGGAGCGCCAACAATTCGATGCCCTGGCCGCGCTGTATCGCGCCAAGCTGGAGCTGGATGCGCACGCTACACTCCAGCGCGCCCTGCGCTCCTGGCTGGTGCTTCACATCCCCGTTGCGATGGCGCTGATCGTGCTGCTGGCCGCGCATGTCGTCACCGTACTGTATTATTGAATGCGTTACGCGTTGAACGTTTTTCCGTTATAAGGCCAACAAATAACGCCAATGGCAGAGGAAAATTCAGGAAGAAAGGGCCTATTTGGGAAGTTTGGCTTTCCGGTGGCCACCCGATATCCGGCGCGGCGCCGGCGGATGACCCTGTACCTGGCCGGTTCACTCGGTGCGCTAGCGCTGGCGATCCTTTTTGCCTTCGACGCGGCCTTCTCTGACGGGTCGTTTGTTTCCAATGGGCCCCTCTCGTCGAACCACGCCGGCTTTGGAGGGGATTGCGCCAGTTGCCACACCCCGTCGATGGGAGTGGAGGACACCAAGTGCGCGGTTTGCCACGAGAAATTTGGCGATGACCTGGGCCTGCATTCCCTGGATGCCCACTATGTCTACCGTTCGGGCGACTATAGCCGCATCGTGCCGGCGTCCACCGAGGCGACGTGCGCCTCATGCCACCGCGAACACGAAGGCCCCCGCGCCGACATCTCGGCCGTGAATGATGTGTCCTGTGCGCAATGCCACGAGGTGGACTCGTTTGAAGAACACCCCCAGTTCGACGCCGTGACGGAACGGACGGCCGACGCCGCAAATCTGCATTTTTCCCATTCGCAGCACGTGAGCGAGTTGCGACGCAAGGAAGATCTCGCCGACATCGAACAGACCTGTCTCTATTGCCACAATGCCGACGCCGAGGGCAAGGGCTTCGAGCCGATCCAGTTTGATGCCCATTGCGACGCCTGCCACCTGACCACGAGCACCGCCACGCCGTTTGTCGAGGTAACGTCCGGGGCGTCTCCCGGAGTGCGGACGCTCCAGGCGATCGCCGGCGCCCAGGCGGCCGGCAACCGGTGGGCCTACTTCACGAATCCCGACGAATTCCAGGCGCGGGGCACCACGCTGCGGAAGCGCCCCGTGTATCATGCCGATCCCTGGGTGCTCGAAAACCTGCGTACCCTGCGCCAGGCGCTTTACCCCTCCAGCAACCTCGCCGACCTGTTGACCACGTCGGCCGACGTGGATCCCCGCGATGCGCACCTGTTGTATGGCGAAGCGATCGAGACCCTGCGTTCCTACATCGATGAACTGCGTAACCAGCCCGATCGGGCCGTGCAAACGGAACTTGAGCAGGCCGGCGCGCTCCTGACGCGGGTGGAACGCCAGCTGGCCGACCCGCTG
Coding sequences within:
- a CDS encoding cytochrome c3 family protein; the protein is MAEENSGRKGLFGKFGFPVATRYPARRRRMTLYLAGSLGALALAILFAFDAAFSDGSFVSNGPLSSNHAGFGGDCASCHTPSMGVEDTKCAVCHEKFGDDLGLHSLDAHYVYRSGDYSRIVPASTEATCASCHREHEGPRADISAVNDVSCAQCHEVDSFEEHPQFDAVTERTADAANLHFSHSQHVSELRRKEDLADIEQTCLYCHNADAEGKGFEPIQFDAHCDACHLTTSTATPFVEVTSGASPGVRTLQAIAGAQAAGNRWAYFTNPDEFQARGTTLRKRPVYHADPWVLENLRTLRQALYPSSNLADLLTTSADVDPRDAHLLYGEAIETLRSYIDELRNQPDRAVQTELEQAGALLTRVERQLADPLRLRDETQFMVSAAELNPALTPAQVKAYEHVVDELTMPCQTCHVVEKATIKRVQADQGTYIRSEFNHRAHIIQARCLDCHGELPIRQFAAIDSIPSPEVDRAEIHNLPGIATCQTCHATDKAPDTCLTCHAFHPDTAQRSNLLQYLE